In a genomic window of Phaeodactylum tricornutum CCAP 1055/1 chromosome 6, whole genome shotgun sequence:
- a CDS encoding predicted protein: MMTQTQTAATTADVDSSGHTNYDGDDEFPIETTISLLERRLRVYGLAPLAFIQQFFLMASCVQDFVDYAESEQKVAALTVDVHNTTMRFLALGAFFLVILLDLGFIIRTLYRGPRLTVTRFKRLWPICSHHVGFGVLTGRILFQSLEYVYGLAYVALLSEFCFGLRLVLNFQLTAISPIPQITESTNTLKGNNWTNVQQRIHRQRSWQMRLLFLDLFFGGGGTFAAVFIYALILGDESLGDQTKRGYTIIISLAILYWLIQLVSNHRVTLERLLERFATLSHTSLGPSNIIATG; the protein is encoded by the coding sequence ATGATGACCCAAACACAAACGGCGGCGACGACTGCTGATGTCGACTCCAGCGGGCATACTAACTATGATGGTGACGATGAATTTCCTATTGAAACCACGATATCGTTGTTGGAACGACGTTTGCGCGTTTACGGTTTGGCACCGCTGGCCTTCATTCAGCAATTCTTTTTGATGGCCAGTTGCGTTCAAGACTTCGTCGACTACGCCGAATCGGAACAAAAAGTCGCTGCCTTGACTGTGGATGTCCACAACACTACTATGCGGTTTCTTGCGCTTGGAGCGTTCTTTCTTGTTATCTTGCTGGATCTCGGATTTATTATACGCACACTGTATCGAGGACCTCGACTCACCGTGACGCGTTTCAAACGACTGTGGCCTATTTGCAGCCACCACGTTGGATTCGGAGTACTAACAGGAcgtatcctcttccaatCGCTGGAATACGTTTATGGGCTAGCCTACGTTGCGCTACTGTCCGAATTCTGCTTTGGACTAAGACTTGTTTTGAATTTTCAGCTGACAGCTATATCACCAATACCACAAATCACGGAGAGTACGAATACACTGAAGGGGAACAACTGGACAAACGTCCAACAACGCATCCATCGACAACGGAGTTGGCAGATGCGTCTTTTATTTCTCGACCTCTTTTTCGGGGGTGGTGGCACCTTTGCCGCCGTCTTCATTTATGCCCTCATTCTCGGCGATGAAAGTCTCGGAGACCAAACCAAACGAGGATACACCATTATAATTTCACTTGCTATTCTGTACTGGTTGATCCAACTGGTATCCAATCATCGCGTTACTTTGGAACGATTGCTCGAGCGTTTTGCCACCCTGTCACATACCTCACTTGGTCCGAGTAATATCATAGCAACGGGGTGA
- a CDS encoding predicted protein: MEELTITVAEKLGIDTAVAQKAIGAILRFVQEQSTPDLFAKIRSMDGVENLMKDDDAAEAVREGHDKAKAGGLGGGLFGLVFTLLKAFGLFAIIKQLLSTLPGIGPQAVRMIESVEDGAELTVVLKQLGIDREQGVSMVRMMMDFIKDKLDPETVDRLSSQIPAVAAFMGESKKGE; encoded by the coding sequence ATGGAAGAACTGACGATAACAGTGGCGGAAAAGCTCGGCATTGACACTGCCGTGGCGCAGAAGGCTATTGGTGCTATTTTGAGATTTGTACAAGAGCAATCCACGCCCGACCTCTTTGCTAAGATTCGGTCCATGGACGGCGTGGAGAATCTCATGAAAGATGACGATGCGGCGGAAGCGGTTCGAGAGGGTCACGACAAAGCAAAAGCGGGCGGCCTGGGCGGTGGCTTATTTGGATTGGTCTTTACTCTACTGAAAGCCTTTGGTCTATTTGCCATCATCAAACAGTTATTGTCAACGCTACCCGGTATAGGACCGCAGGCCGTCCGTATGATTGAAAGTGTCGAAGATGGTGCCGAACTTACTGTGGTGCTGAAACAGCTAGGGATTGACCGCGAGCAAGGCGTTTCGATGGTCCGTATGATGATGGACTTTATCAAGGATAAGCTCGATCCGGAAACGGTTGACAGGTTGTCCTCGCAAATTCCGGCCGTCGCTGCATTCATGGGAGAGTCGAAGAAAGGAGAGTAG
- a CDS encoding predicted protein: protein MRMRHRVFLVVTLCTVCAIWHVRYGFFIPTAATNSSNGTSTEMSFKSTPPKVSNVQGIGTFSTIESPNTFDGVVARVFTPYNHPFPCFHPTDNQTTGRWPGRHPPLEQGPTQNGFLYVKIPKTGSSSGAGVHLRIARNVARRSPSYNFDICKARCRHGKAHPHGNLRLARRDVNASFVWTLVREPTQRAVSSFFHFQVARRAMEPTDDNFVRYLPRGHVTINYLSPREYHYRKGYNPIEYANEILLHYNFIGLTERIDESLVVLSMLLDLPLTDILSVSAKRNGGYDDGASQNTCFKIPPSFVSPGMQRHFASGAWRNLTRPEVALFQAVNRSLDLTMDALGRSAVQARLVRYRQAMAMVNERCTADTVKLPCTKDGVRREDVDVDCFFQDLACGMDCLDRVAAEIDL, encoded by the coding sequence ATGCGGATGCGTCATCGGGTTTTCCTCGTAGTCACGTTGTGTACCGTGTGTGCAATATGGCACGTACGGTACGGGTTCTTCATCCCTACCGCAGCgaccaacagcagcaacggtACCAGCACCGAAATGTCGTTCAAGTCTACACCCCCAAAAGTGTCGAACGTGCAAGGAATTGGAACGTTTTCTACTATAGAGTCGCCCAATACGTTTGACGGTGTCGTTGCCCGCGTCTTTACACCGTACAATCATCCTTTTCCCTGCTTTCACCCGACGGACAATCAAACCACCGGTCGTTGGCCAGGACGACATCCTCCCCTCGAACAGGGGCCGACCCAAAACGGGTTTCTCTACGTCAAAATACCCAAAACGGGCAGCAGTTCCGGTGCCGGTGTGCATTTACGGATTGCCCGCAACGTGGCCCGACGCTCACCCTCCTACAATTTCGATATATGCAAGGCACGGTGTCGACACGGCAAGGCCCATCCCCACGGTAACCTCCGCTTGGCCCGGCGGGACGTCAACGCGTCTTTTGTGTGGACGCTGGTCCGTGAACCCACCCAACGCGCCGTCAGCTCCTTCTTTCACTTTCAGGTTGCGCGACGCGCCATGGAACCCACGgacgacaatttcgtccgCTACCTACCGCGCGGACACGTTACCATCAACTATCTATCCCCACGCGAATATCACTACCGCAAAGGGTACAATCCCATCGAATacgccaacgaaattctacTGCACTACAATTTTATTGGACTGACGGAACGGATCGATGAAAGTTTGGTTGTGCTTTCCATGTTGTTGGATTTGCCGCTGACGGACATTCTCTCCGTGTCGGCCAAACGTAACGGTGGctacgacgacggcgccTCCCAGAATACGTGTTTCAAAATTCCACCCAGCTTTGTGTCACCGGGTATGCAACGGCACTTTGCCAGTGGGGCTTGGCGGAATCTGACGCGGCCGGAAGTTGCCTTGTTCCAGGCGGTGAATCGCTCTCTGGATTTGACCATGGATGCGCTCGGCCGTTCTGCCGTGCAAGCTCGGCTGGTCCGATATCGTCAAGCAATGGCAATGGTGAACGAGCGGTGTACGGCCGATACGGTCAAGTTGCCTTGTACAAAAGACGGGGTCCGCCGCGAGGATGTGGACGTGGACTGCTTCTTTCAGGATCTTGCTTGTGGTATGGACTGTTTGGACCGAGTGGCGGCCGAAATAGACCTCTGA
- a CDS encoding predicted protein produces PWTADEDDLIRRHVQRHGLKGWTLLAKERMPGRRGKQCRERWINQLDPDIDRTGWRFPEDLFLLQGLTRWGPKWALIAKQLPGRPENNAKNRFNAYLHPKIEKYLA; encoded by the exons CCTTGGAccgccgacgaagacgacctCATCCGTCGGCACGTACAAAGACACGGACTCAAGGGCTGGACCTTGCTGGCTAAAGAACGCATGCCGGGCCGTCGAGGAAAACAGTGCCGCGAACGATGGATCAATCAGTTGGATCCGGACATTGATCGGACGGGCTGGAGGTTCCCGGAAGATCTCTTTCTATTGCAAGGTCTGACCCGATGGGGTCCGAAATGGGctttgattgccaaacaGTTGCCCGGACG CCCGGAAAATAACGCCAAGAATCGCTTCAACGCATACCTGCATCCCAAAATTGAAAAGTACCTGGCA
- a CDS encoding predicted protein yields the protein MVIVVRHTVIWLLLLSLHAAVNVESFSSVASQFRSGYKSARTLSSLDAKPQRLKENVDGVVYVNDKCINCAACAAFAPASFSRSNSDNAHFVHHQPETLDEIEHARAALAACPVAAIRVETLAERRHRASTPEQKQLIEDDWTEQEESLVRKMAINPARNGLPKPFPKPLLGLPNAYWVGHHNERSFGGVPYLFQASVAGKSKWILVDTPKYSKSSLDAVVSVTGPEGPDYLFLTHVDDTADHGKWASHFPSLQRIFHDGDLGEHNWLGDETLADVEILLSKQPRSDETVLTAYQIDGTILSEKWQDTLEDDVVILHTPGHSPGSICLYWRSNKLSKDQHDGVVFTGDTYGYTTRNGGQMTAFPRYGNNLRTLANSLTGLLSLDWHTIAPGHGEVRDYSNHNGSADDVKELQRAEMQTAVEEMMSSGRW from the exons ATGGTAATCGTCGTTCGGCACACCGTAATCTGGCTTTTGCTGCTCTCGCTACACGCGGCGGTCAACGTCGAATCCTTCTCAAGCGTTGCGTCACAGTTTCGATCCGGTTATAAAAGTGCGAGGACATTGTCTTCGCTGGACGCCAAGCCTCAACGATTAAAAGAAAATGTAGATGGAGTTGTGTATGTCAACGATAAG TGCATCAATTGCGCCGCATGTGCCGCTTTTGCTCCGGCGTCTTTTTCCCGCAGCAATAGCGATAATGCCCACTTTGTTCATCACCAGCCGGAAACCCTGGATGAGATTGAACATGCCCGGGCTGCCTTAGCGGCCTGTCCGGTAGCAGCCATTCGAGTCGAAACGTTGGCCGAACGCCGCCATCGGGCATCCACTCCGGAACAGAAACAGCTTATCGAAGACGATTGGACTGAGCAGGAGGAGTCTCTGGTCCGCAAAATGGCAATAAATCCAGCAAGAAACGGACTACCCAAACCTTTTCCTAAACCGTTGTTAGGTCTTCCCAACGCGTACTGGGTGGGACACCATAACGAAAGATCCTTTGGAGGTGTTCCGTACTTGTTTCAGGCTTCAGTCGCTGGGAAATCCAAATGGATCTTGGTGGACACACCCAAGTATAGCAAGTCATCGCTGGACGCAGTTGTTTCCGTAACGGGACCTGAAGGGCCGGACTATCTCTTTTTAACACACGTGGACGATACGGCCGATCATGGGAAATGGGCCTCCCACTTTCCGTCACTGCAACGGATTTTTCATGACGGTGATTTAGGAGAGCACAATTGGTTGGGCGACGAGACACTGGCAGACGTAGAAATTCTACTATCAAAGCAGCCAAGGTCCGATGAGACGGTCTTGACGGCCTATCAAATTGACGGAACTATCTTGTCAGAGAAATGGCAAGATACATTGGAGGATGATGTTGTCATTTTGCACACTCCTGGACATTCGCCAGGGAGTATATGCTTGTACTGGCGATCCAACAAGCTTTCTAAGGATCAGCACGACGGTGTTGTTTTTACTGGAGATACATACGGCTACACGACTCGGAACGGTGGACAAATGACCGCATTTCCTCGTTACGGAAATAATTTACGAACTCTGGCGAATTCGCTGACGGGACTTTTGTCCTTGGATTGGCATACTATTGCGCCAGGACATGGGGAGGTGAGAGATTATTCTAATCACAATGGCTCGGCAGACGATGTGAAGGAACTACAGCGGGCGGAAATGCAAACTgccgtggaagaaatgaTGAGTTCCGGTCGATGGTGA
- a CDS encoding predicted protein — protein sequence MTTTTTATTFPHPSTIDDLLSRDSSRPRLVSWDGLETNETADDQVRPVGFGKNHRTSYHSSSMSTSTDISDYNTAAMTSRSSSGSLESVASETTNAASVNNPALPRVSVSVTPLPTSTLPLPLKRKRSNVRSSRTTRKHQQQQHRTTSVQTLDRLSDDLQLYISSFLETSDIRRVMQVSHRYRRVFVSDESEGLWKDLVHRAWPWLKTEQAVLVDALDLPTPCPEGTNSANMSLLLSLACEKATCVDESHFSPVKWSRSLRRWRPRNNAVAELQTVLASNGIPAVQFTGLVGKGDRCIRADHPLARPQALDHKTNFTTIHNRSPVASSKKKAAQFLHKLCCSTKSATEQRWRPFVAPFRASIGSSAPDTTLSGTHEDVYVHLTPRLISYFEVRILEAPRRLNEPTTLDAFRNHNLTANGITASECVAVGIANAAFTLHARMPGWDPHSYGYHGDDGGIFHASGHMVKTYGPTYGVGDVVGCGIDYVHGVVFYTLNGRYLGQAFVLSPDDLHRDWYPVVGMDTNCLVQCNFGVHEPFLFDLQRKIESQRHLIVDTLLQSRSSPTPRRS from the coding sequence atgacgacgactACTACTGCGACAACCTTTCCCCATCCCAGCACTATCGATGACCTTCTCTCACGAGATTCTTCCCGTCCTCGCTTGGTATCTTGGGATGGCTTGGAAACCAACGAGACGGCCGACGACCAGGTCCGTCCCGTGGGATTCGGCAAGAACCACCGAACATCCTACCACAGCTCCAGTATGAGTACTTCGACCGATATCTCCGACTACAATACGGCTGCCATGACCAGTCGGTCCTCCTCGGGTTCCTTGGAATCCGTAGCCTCCGAAACTACCAACGCTGCTTCCGTCAACAACCCTGCACTCCCAAGGGTATCCGTTTCCGTTACGCCTTTGCCAACGTCAACGTTGCCCTTGCCCCTCAAGCGTAAGCGATCCAACGTTCGCTCCAGCCGTACCACACGCAAgcatcagcaacaacaacacaggACGACGTCGGTCCAAACACTGGATCGACTGTCTGACGATCTCCAACTCTACATTtccagctttttggaaacctCCGATATTCGCCGCGTAATGCAGGTCTCGCATCGCTACCGTCGCGTCTTTGTGTCTGACGAATCGGAAGGTCTCTGGAAGGATCTCGTACACCGCGCCTGGCCTTGGCTTAAAACCGAACAAGCCGTGCTCGTGGACGCCCTGGATCTACCTACACCCTGTCCCGAAGGCACCAACTCGGCCAATATGAGCCTCCTCCTATCGTTGGCTTGCGAAAAGGCCACTTGTGTCGACGAATCGCACTTTTCACCCGTCAAGTGGAGCCGCTCACTCCGTCGCTGGAGACCGCGCAACAACGCCGTCGCGGAACTCCAAACCGTCCTCGCCAGCAACGGCATTCCCGCCGTGCAATTCACCGGACTCGTCGGCAAAGGTGATCGCTGCATCCGTGCCGATCACCCACTCGCGCGCCCGCAGGCGCTGGATCACAAGACCAACTTTACGACGATCCACAATCGGTCCCCCGTAGCgtcgagcaagaagaagGCGGCGCAGTTCTTGCACAAACTCTGTTGTTCCACTAAATCCGCCACCGAACAGCGCTGGCGACCCTTTGTCGCTCCCTTTCGCGCCTCGATTGGGTCTTCTGCACCCGATACGACACTTTCCGGAACTCACGAAGACGTTTACGTGCATTTGACGCCCCGCCTCATTTCGTATTTCGAGGTCCGTATCCTCGAAGCGCCTCGTCGTCTCAACGAACCGACTACACTCGACGCTTTTCGCAACCACAACCTTACCGCAAACGGCATTACCGCGTCCGAATGCGTCGCGGTTGGCATTGCCAATGCCGCGTTTACGCTCCACGCCCGTATGCCCGGCTGGGATCCACATTCGTACGGTTACCACGGTGACGACGGCGGTATTTTCCACGCATCGGGTCACATGGTCAAAACCTACGGTCCCACGTACGGTGTGGGCGATGTGGTCGGCTGCGGCATTGACTACGTCCACGGTGTCGTCTTTTACACCCTCAACGGACGGTATCTGGGACAAGCCTTTGTTCTGTCGCCGGACGATTTACACCGCGACTGGTATCCCGTCGTGGGTATGGATACCAACTGCCTCGTGCAGTGTAATTTTGGAGTCCACGAACCCTTTCTCTTTGATTTGCAACGCAAAATTGAATCGCAACGGCATTTGATTGTAGACACGTTGTTGCAATCGCGGTCGTCCCCGACGCCGCGAAGAAGTTGA
- a CDS encoding predicted protein, whose translation MALPRVHATSTRSTATRTYCWILVASLMALLYVAQNSNYVLQTSSLELLALEWSQNQPSTPNGALTVHPSTAARLESPTPPPTPVDPPFDCPALLTNVRSGKSGIVDPNKGNKNYTIRTANDIPFYISLYDPDYDPVRAIMFQTFRYYESALDTAWEQVLRGSPSGSRVLDVGGNIGYHSLLSASLGKFHVDSFEPKLENILRFCESLERNGWASETAARLPSVNIHDFGVSDVDNVLRFYPDQGNPGAGKFVASALATKDPSLAKRNFTELKVQTLDTFVQNHGWFVSKPNIAILKIDVERHEAQVVLGATKLLQSALVQNIFVETSLDGLTEGESPDRQALQTIMDAGYILRKYGYWQGPTTPCHWATDADLVDNLANFLKEKKWEYLNLWWVRPEKQGTSK comes from the coding sequence ATGGCGCTACCACGGGTTCACGCCACGAGCACAAGGTCCACTGCTACCCGAACGTACTGCTGGATACTCGTGGCTTCGTTGATGGCTCTCCTCTACGTTGCACAGAATTCTAACTACGTCTTGCAGACTTCGAGTCTCGAGCTGCTGGCCTTGGAATGGTCCCAGAATCAGCCGAGTACTCCGAACGGTGCCCTTACAGTCCATCCGTCTACTGCGGCAAGACTAGAGTCGCCGACGCCACCTCCAACACCGGTGGATCCTCCCTTTGACTGTCCCGCGCTTCTCACGAACGTGCGGTCGGGAAAATCCGGGATTGTGGATCCCAATAAGGGTAACAAAAATTATACGATTCGGACCGCGAACGACATTCCCTTTTACATTTCATTGTACGACCCCGACTACGATCCCGTCCGCGCCATCATGTTCCAAACATTTCGCTACTACGAAAGTGCCCTCGATACAGCCTGGGAACAAGTCCTGCGGGGCTCTCCGTCGGGATCGCGGGTACTGGATGTCGGCGGTAACATTGGCTACCACTCTCTACTCTCCGCCTCTTTGGGAAAATTCCACGTGGATTCGTTCGAGCCGAAGCTCGAGAACATTTTGCGCTTTTGTGAATCCCTCGAGCGGAACGGATGGGCGAGTGAAACCGCGGCGCGATTGCCCTCCGTCAACATTCACGACTTTGGCGTATCCGACGTCGACAACGTCTTGCGATTCTACCCCGACCAAGGCAATCCGGGCGCCGGGAAATTTGTGGCGTCCGCGCTGGCGACAAAAGACCCCTCGCTCGCGAAACGGAACTTTACCGAGCTCAAAGTCCAAACGCTCGACACCTTTGTCCAGAACCACGGTTGGTTCGTTTCCAAACCCAATATTGCCATTTTGAAAATTGACGTCGAACGACACGAAGCTCAAGTCGTGCTGGGCGCCACCAAATTGCTACAATCCGCCTTGGTGCAAAACATTTTTGTGGAAACATCTCTGGACGGATTAACGGAAGGAGAAAGTCCGGATCGACAAGCCCTGCAAACCATTATGGACGCCGGATACATTCTGCGAAAGTACGGGTACTGGCAGGGACCTACGACTCCTTGTCATTGGGCCACGGACGCCGACCTGGTAGACAACCTCGCTAACTttttgaaggaaaagaagtGGGAATACCTTAATTTGTGGTGGGTACGGCCCGAAAAGCAAGGCACCAGTAAATAG
- a CDS encoding predicted protein, which yields MVVDRVVLWDGTNLLGHGAEEIMSALTDDLASATTSSSWTLHLVKPGRELPSKRVVLPDSKTILLPPVPTLGITFEESLDIRTRATTVSLIRLSDDSPLRGLARVGMVVATLNVSGGAVSHRGLSAMDLGQTLAATASEQGRTILLKSPQNNSLPKLSTTQLSLPSGAVSDWGIKFSDNAKQISAVVDVKDDSPLAPTMRPGQVILSVGLPNGIEYDDLPTDELYAVLHDSANAADQTRFWIVENRPAPLVDETFVTLPAGKLGVNFVGAPPRINKILPGSPLAGKVFIGQVVDTLVLPQTDEILYQLSAKELVGVLVETNEHTDRVARFINPDTRTLTAPPILPLPDYRALPLPASYPLGIGMTDLNGLVTITSVRKSSPLLKPGAGGEATLLGMAIDTVSFPNGQVLMQRTAAQFNDALKSTSDQEGRILLLKNPNSDTIAFSTLPDRLNIALPAGKLGITFGKTVPPMVERFTEDSPMSSIVPVGMFADMLTLSNGTILSGMTTHELVAELNASSAEIERHLLLKNPRNQNPTPAEVVLPDKAMVVLPTGTLGVSFRQTASGCVVSRVHEESQVYHLIRPGMAVDILTVKTGQVFTGLTAKECCRLLRASKETSGRKMILKNPETASMSQRNVVVSESGDLTSVNGDKVYDDESHRG from the coding sequence ATGGTAGTCGATCGAGTGGTTTTGTGGGATGGTACAAATTTGTTAGGACACGGTGCCGAGGAAATCATGTCAGCCTTGACGGACGATTTAGCGTCCGCTACAACATCTAGCAGTTGGACGCTGCATCTCGTCAAACCCGGCAGAGAACTGCCTTCCAAAAGGGTTGTCCTTCCGGACTCCAAGACTATCTTGTTACCACCAGTTCCAACACTGGGCATCACGTTCGAGGAAAGTCTCGACATTCGCACCAGAGCAACCACTGTTTCCTTGATTCGACTATCGGACGATTCACCCTTGCGAGGGCTAGCCCGGGTAGGTATGGTCGTCGCTACCCTCAATGTATCAGGTGGGGCCGTCTCCCATCGAGGACTGTCGGCTATGGATTTGGGACAAACATTGGCAGCTACGGCTTCGGAACAGGGGCGTACGATCCTACTCAAGTCTCCGCAAAATAATTCCTTACCCAAATTGTCGACAACACAGCTGTCTCTCCCTTCTGGCGCTGTAAGCGATTGGGGTATCAAGTTCTCTGATAATGCGAAACAGATTTCTGCGGTAGTGGACGTAAAAGATGATTCGCCGTTGGCGCCTACCATGCGTCCGGGACAGGTCATTCTCAGCGTCGGTCTCCCCAACGGAATAGAATACGACGACCTTCCCACAGACGAACTCTACGCAGTTTTGCATGATTCGGCTAACGCTGCCGACCAAACCCGCTTTTGGATTGTGGAAAACCGACCAGCCCCGCTCGTCGACGAGACTTTTGTTACTTTGCCGGCCGGCAAGTTGGGAGTCAACTTCGTCGGGGCGCCGCCCCGTATTAATAAGATATTGCCAGGATCTCCTTTAGCTGGGAAAGTCTTCATTGGACAGGTTGTCGATACACTCGTGTTGCCACAAACGGACGAAATCTTATACCAACTATCGGCCAAGGAATTGGTCGGTGTGCTGGTTGAGACAAATGAACACACGGACCGCGTGGCTCGTTTCATCAATCCAGATACGCGAACGCTGACAGCTCCCCCTATTTTGCCGTTACCAGATTATCGCGCACTGCCCTTACCCGCTTCGTATCCACTTGGGATCGGTATGACGGACCTGAATGGCTTGGTGACGATCACCAGTGTCCGCAAAAGTAGTCCGCTCCTGAAGCCGGGTGCCGGTGGGGAGGCTACCCTGCTGGGTATGGCTATCGATACCGTAAGCTTTCCCAACGGGCAGGTATTAATGCAACGAACGGCAGCCCAGTTCAACGATGCACTCAAGAGTACGTCGGATCAAGAAGGACGGATCTTGCTCCTTAAGAACCCCAACTCCGACACTATTGCCTTTTCGACACTCCCCGATCGGTTGAATATAGCTTTGCCCGCAGGCAAGCTCGGCATTACGTTTGGAAAGACCGTCCCGCCAATGGTGGAAAGATTTACGGAGGATTCTCCTATGAGCTCGATTGTTCCAGTAGGAATGTTTGCTGATATGTTGACACTTTCCAACGGTACCATCTTGAGTGGAATGACAACCCACGAACTCGTGGCTGAACTGAATGCCTCAAGCGCCGAAATCGAGCGGCACTTGTTGCTTAAGAATCCTCGTAACCAAAATCCAACTCCGGCGGAAGTTGTGCTTCCAGATAAAGCCATGGTGGTCTTACCGACCGGCACCCTTGGTGTGAGCTTCCGTCAAACAGCATCCGGTTGTGTCGTTTCCCGGGTACACGAAGAATCCCAAGTTTACCATTTGATTCGTCCTGGTATGGCGGTGGacattttgacagtgaagactGGCCAAGTGTTCACCGGCTTGACGGCCAAGGAGTGCTGCCGTCTACTACGCGCCAGCAAGGAAACGAGCGGTCGCAAGATGATTCTAAAGAATCCGGAGACGGCGAGTATGTCGCAACGAAATGTTGTCGTTTCCGAATCCGGGGATCTGACGTCGGTGAATGGCGATAAGGTGTACGATGATGAGAGCCACAGAGGCTAA
- a CDS encoding predicted protein, whose product MHESFAEIVDLYDAFILDQFGVLHDGVTALPGAVACVEFLAHEHGKQLIILSNTSAPSQKALEKLPKLGFDGSYFVGAVTSGEEASKYIKSTLGSDPEKAAKAVFWTWDIYKPDNARLTAPPQAFLDQCGNVEIAKTIDEANFLLLHGSEIWYTGGKTPEEATFLDFVESGNMDTVEPLLRACVNRGLPMVCANPDVVVQTPCGGTAYMPGGLATRYAEMGGTCRIFGKPDVEHFEACLRALDVPRSKVAHVGDSLHHDIAGANAANIPNVLVTSGIHRSGLGTNFGVLPSDDKVTDLCQREGNIFPTHVVSAFRI is encoded by the coding sequence ATGCACGAGTCGTTtgccgaaattgttgatcTTTATGATGCCTTCATACTGGATCAATTCGGTGTTCTCCATGATGGTGTCACAGCCTTGCCCGGAGCTGTTGCCTGCGTCGAGTTTTTGGCGCATGAGCACGGCAAGCAGTTGATTATACTTTCTAATACGTCTGCCCCATCACAAAAAGCCCTAGAGAAGTTGCCGAAACTGGGATTTGACGGGTCCTATTTTGTGGGAGCTGTCACCTCGGGCGAAGAAGCCAGCAAATACATCAAGTCAACTTTGGGGAGCGATCCTGAGAAGGCTGCTAAAGCAGTCTTCTGGACATGGGATATCTACAAGCCCGACAATGCGCGACTAACAGCTCCGCCTCAGGCTTTTTTAGATCAATGCGGAAACGTTGAAATCGCCAAAACTATTGACGAGGCTAATTTCCTCCTTCTGCATGGTTCGGAAATATGGTATACAGGTGGAAAGACCCCAGAAGAAGCCACTTTCTTGGACTTTGTCGAAAGTGGTAATATGGACACAGTCGAACCACTGCTACGTGCTTGCGTAAACCGCGGTCTACCGATGGTGTGTGCCAACCCAGACGTTGTGGTCCAAACCCCTTGCGGTGGCACGGCCTACATGCCCGGTGGTTTGGCGACACGGTATGCGGAAATGGGGGGAACCTGCCGAATTTTCGGTAAACCGGATGTGGAGCACTTCGAAGCTTGTTTACGCGCTTTGGACGTCCCGCGTTCTAAGGTCGCGCACGTTGGGGATTCTTTGCATCACGATATTGCCGGAGCGAACGCCGCCAACATTCCCAATGTGCTGGTGACATCAGGGATCCATCGATCGGGGCTGGGTACTAACTTTGGAGTGCTTCCGTCTGATGACAAGGTCACTGACCTGTGTCAACGCGAAGGCAACATTTTTCCAACACATGTGGTGTCAGCCTTTCGGATATAG